In Notolabrus celidotus isolate fNotCel1 chromosome 10, fNotCel1.pri, whole genome shotgun sequence, one DNA window encodes the following:
- the LOC117819918 gene encoding bromodomain adjacent to zinc finger domain protein 2B isoform X2, with the protein MEFGERLVSPSLAPPSFHMASSSASSSPAPPKTPSTKSSPTPGPAGSSPLTTCGQLPRIKGEKHFNLPPYSNDSPLVIHPAFGPFTSNSGRSEFGGLGSLGLSALAAHSQFGAIPDWWRPSEAHTRGAAAAFFPPLMGLHPLFASTFKGHDPVPLQSCASGNSAVNTSSFSTKGHKEKTKANRTQKSSLDLSQPQQKTIQKTKEKKPIKRPLETSSMSGSQSGSLSDSSSDGEESSSDPDDMEDDEEDNDEDEEDQSIDSEDSDSEVESGVKRKVQRLTQNTSESKKKGSRSAEENTTHDSHRDIVPSTLYQPHSSSHPAAQPQSTALFLQSSRTAEDNSQQHISVIQTTGVAAGNSPQGKSSRVASSNPSSLSNSPKYLPPSMSPKHSAVSSSPKPLALCSPSKPLSLCTSPKPLALSSSPKQPTMLASQEPRHKSRFLMPSPKHNKKVNGIMESSGNSPDERLSLLNSFKLKQPLHSKNPVRQASSLPPKSHDRYKSSASSSGDKPWSDPLRSHLLSLQHSNDTNLFLSGPLNGLNHNAVQEAPLALITKPRSQSSSSPARKPLLAASSPPYPMPINLSTGTKEMSGSSSSSLKSSASSVLAHRSRKTKTTKSLKAGSSLSKTSPTCPPVDSVQGSESDIHSSKDSDDSLGDDCDDDDDDDDDEGDETEDGDSGSSLSESESNLESDSDSDEIKKRNGTEADSDLDRTPLKLAKAPSFTSQSSSSLDLSANSSLLNLPIIKPPSLPSSLLNTTITMTSSGALSNHTTLSPPFTFSALPGSGKRRRVTDERVLRLPLEFGWQRETRIRTVGGRLQGEVAYFAPCGKKLRQYPDVMKYLLRNGITEISRDNFSFSTKIKVGDFYETREGPEGLQWFQLTEDEITPRIIAMDGRRSRSTKSEHQPMGDVTAALQWQTHPVNIGENNLHNVSDAKLLRKLEAQEIARQAAQIKMMRKLEKQAVAQAAKQAKKQQAIMAAEERRKKREQMKILKQQEKIKRIQQIRMEKELRAQHILETKRKKKEEAENAKILEAAKRNKEKEIRRLHAVIMKHQELERHRLDMERERRRQHMMLMKAVEARKKAEEKERLKKEKKDEKRLNKERKLELRRLELEKAKELKKPNEDMCLADHKPLPELSRIPGLVLPGGTLSNCLTVLQFLRSFGKVLRLDINLNTLSLSVLQEGLLNIGDSMGKVQDLLVSMLSAAVCDPGIPAGHKSKTTLGDHVTNVGINRHNVSEILQIYMEAHCEQTELTALSLSLRTKAFQAHSPSQKASLLAFLVNELCCSKAVISEIDKNIDHMTNLRKDKWAVEGKLRKLRRIHAKKTGKRDSCVGGEDRQAFVIPTARNKSKRKEGDSEEEEDEDDDSEDQGDDDDEEEEESGGKKGKKAEICEEEDDSVHSASMEELEKQIEKTYKQQSQIRQKLFDSSHSLRSMTIGQDRYKRRYWILPQCGGIFVEGMESCEGYEEVQKEKKRQQSAQGIRIKEEHLEDAKKPVVFSPALSTDSETSTPESQQDKESLNLFLQKPGSFSKLSKLLEVAKMAHDSDIDPLSSHKNHFSTTSHPSHPSPQTAIAQQGLIDKTDTSALKSRHESIFHEDQLCKVLTEKSNQWFSLLPRSPCDESSVTSGSSPAGASSPLQTNGNKSPLSSDPVATDSSSVPAGINNMQSSALQHLKPGVHQSRPTLCDMSSASTTPSLPFSVTAVPPMLDVSSQHEEGNVNRVFFPENNNKSQTPEPSSDKPACGSLPAAEGAKTQDYPSPQPIHEEMLRGWWMVSDMDKLHSLMKALHSRGIREKALQKQIQKHMEYMTQLCASSKDVIDVAHLEKQEVSEETVESWCVEEQAMEVDISLLQQVEELERKVVSANLQIKGWMPPEPQSESEELVYHENKPFSSSPVLERNRRRETSQEELPGNVVRRANNPLDIAVIRLEELESNIERSEEAAAPGMRLWHKAISEVRSSAQLSLCIQQLQKTITWERSIMKVYCQLCQRGDNEELLLLCDGCDNGCHTYCHKPRITTVPDGNWYCPACVEKQSAVCAVTLESGQSPRSRRHQSRTAGGGKKGSEVKRNSKPSVVEELIREEAASSNGVPKKGTKEFKKRKGDDSPHGSQSGHESPVSCAKKAKTAQDEKAYGLEMCRELLSELESHLDAWPFLKPVNHKSVPGYRKVIKKPMDFSTIREKLTNNQYLNLEGFIVDVNLVFENCEKFNEDDSQIGQAGHSMRRFFDKRWTELLQ; encoded by the exons ATGGAGTTTGGAGAGCGGCTGGTCTCCCCGTCACTGGCACCACCCTCCTTTCACATGGCCTCCTCCTCAGCCAGCTCCTCCCCTGCTCCACCCAAAACACCCTCCACCAAGAGCAGCCCGACCCCCGGCCCTGCAGGCAGCTCCCCTCTGACCACCTGTG GCCAGCTGCCCAGGATAAAGGGGGAGAAACATTTCAATCTGCCTCCCTACTCCAATGATTCTCCTTTGGTCATCCATCCAGCTTTTGGTCCTTTCACATCAAACTCAGGACGCTCTGAGTTTGGAGGCCTGGGAAGTCTTGGATTGTCTGCCCTGGCTGCTCACTCACAGTTTGGTGCAATTCCAG ACTGGTGGCGACCCTCTGAGGCACACaccagaggagcagcagcagccttcTTCCCTCCTCTTATGGGTCTTCATCCTTTGTTTGCATCAACCTTCAAGGGCCATGATCCAGTACCCTTGCAGTCATGTGCCTCAG GGAACTCTGCTGTGAACACTAGTTCATTTTCAACAAAGGGACACAAGGAGAAAACTAAAGCCAACAGGACTCAAAAGAGCAGCCTGGACCTGAGTCAACCGCAACAGAAGACcattcagaaaacaaaagaaaag AAACCCATTAAAAGACCACTAGAGACCTCCAGCATGAGTGGCAGCCAATCTGGATCACTGTCAGACAGCTCCAGTGACGGTGAGGAGAGCAGCAGTGATCCTGATGACATggaggatgatgaggaagacaatgatgaagatgaggaggatcAGAGCATTGACAGTGAGGACTCGGATTCGGAAGTGGAAAGTGGAGTGAAAAGGAAAGTCCAG CGGCTGACACAGAACACTTCAGAGAGTAAAAAGAAGGGATCTCGCTCTGCCGAGGAAAACACAACCCATGACAGTCACCGTGACATTGTCCCTTCGACTTTGTACCAACCCCACTCTTCTTCTCACCCTGCTGCACAGCCACAGTCAACAGCACTGTTCCTCCAGAGTTCCAGGACCGCAGAGGACAACAGCCAACAGCACATCAGTGTCATCCAGACCACAGGGGTGGCAGCTGGAAACAGTCCTCAAGGAAAGTCCAGCAGAGTGGCGTCCTCCAATCCAAGCTCCTTGTCTAACTCACCAAAATACTTACCTCCTTCCATGTCACCAAAGCACAGcgctgtctcctcctctcccaaacctcttgctctctgctctccttctaAACCTCTCTCACTGTGCACCTCGCCCAAACCTCTGGCCCTGTCCTCTTCACCCAAACAGCCAACAATGTTAGCTTCACAAGAGCCCCGGCACAAATCCAGGTTCTTGATGCCCtctccaaaacacaacaaaaaggtGAATGGCATAATGGAGAGCAGTGGCAACTCTCCTGATGAAAGATTGTCGCTCCTCAACAGCTTTAAATTGAAACAG ccCCTCCATTCCAAGAACCCTGTGAGGCAAGCTTCTTCTCTGCCACCTAAGAGCCACGACCGGTATAAAAGCTCAGCATCCTCTTCCGGTGATAAGCCATGGTCCGATCCGTTGAGGAGTCATTTACTGTCCCTCCAACACAGCAACGACAcaaatctgttcctgagtggcCCCCTTAATGGACTGAACCACAACGCAGTTCAGGAAGCCCCCTTGGCCCTCATCACTAAACCCCGCagccagagcagcagcagccccgCTAGAAAGCCACTCCTAGCAGCCTCAAGCCCTCCATATCCAATGCCCATCAACTTAAGTACCGGCACCAAGGAAATGTCAGGcagctcttcttcctctcttaaaTCTTCTGCCTCATCAGTACTGGCTCACAGATCAAGGAAGACCAAGACTACCAAGTCTTTGAAAGCAGGGTCGAGTCTCTCTAAGACGagcccaacctgtccacctgtAGACTCGGTGCAAGGCAGTGAGTCTGATATCCACAGCAGCAAAGACTCGGATGATTCTTTAGGAGATGACTGCGAtgacgacgatgatgatgatgatgatgaaggcgATGAAACTGAGGATGGAGATTCTGGCAGTAGCCTGTCAG AGTCAGAGAGCAATCTGGAGAGCgactctgactctgatgaaATAAAGAAGCGCAATGGGACGGAAGCAGACAGCGACTTGGACAGGACTCCTCTGAAACTTGCTAAAGCCCCTTCGTTTACATCCCAGTCTTCTTCCTCCTTGGATCTTTCAGCTAACTCCTCACTGCTTAACCTGCCAATCATCAAGCCTCCCAGTTTACCAAGTAGCCTGCTTAACACAACCATTACAATGACAAGCTCAGGGGCGCTGAGTAACCACACCACCTTATCGCCTCCCTTCACATTTTCTGCACTGCCAG GAtcggggaagaggaggagagtgacGGATGAGAGAGTTCTGCGGTTGCCTCTTGAATTTGG GTGGCAGAGAGAGACCAGAATCAGGACTGTGGGGGGTCGTCTACAAGGAGAGGTAGCTTACTTTGCTCCGTGTGGGAAGAAGCTGCGTCAGTATCCTGATGTGATGAAG TACTTGCTAAGGAATGGAATAACTGAAATCTCACGAGATAACTTCAGTTTCAGTACGAAAATCAAAGTTGGTGACTTCTATGAAACTAGAGAGGGACCAGAG GGTTTACAGTGGTTTCAGCTGACAGAGGACGAAATCACTCCCAGGATCATAGCCATGGATGGGAGGCGCAGCCGTTCCACAAAGTCCGAGCACCAGccgatgggtgatgtcactgcagCTCTACAATGGCAGACTCATCCTGTTAACATCGGGGAAAATAACTTACACAACGTCAGTGATGCCAAGCTGCTGCGCAAACTGGAGGCTCAAG AGATAGCTCGACAAGCTGCTCAGATCAAAATGATGAGGAAACTCGAGAAGCAGGCCGTGGCACAAGCAGCAAAACAGGCAAAAAAGCAACAAG CTATAATGGCTGCAGAGGAGAGgcggaaaaagagggagcagatGAAGATCCTTAAACAGCAA GAGAAGATCAAGCGCATTCAGCAAATTCGTATGGAGAAAGAACTCCGAGCACAGCACATTCTCGAG acaaaaagaaagaagaaagaagaagcagaaaatgCCAAAATCTTGGAGGCCgcaaagagaaacaaa GAGAAGGAGATAAGAAGATTGCACGCTGTCATAATGAAGCACCAG GAGTTGGAGAGGCATAGACTAGATATG GAGAGGGAAAGACGCAGGCAGCACATGATGCTCATGAAGGCTGTGGAGGCCCGCAAGAAGGCAGAG GAGAAGGAGCgtctgaagaaagagaagaaggatgAGAAACGGTTAAATAAGGAGAGGAAGCTGGAGCTCAGACGACTGGAACTGGAGAAAGCAAAGGAGCTGAAAAAGCCAAATGAAGACATGTGTTTAGCAGATCATAAG CCACTTCCAGAGCTGTCCCGGATCCCCGGTCTGGTCTTACCAGGAGGTACTCTCTCCAATTGCCTGACGGTGCTGCAGTTTTTGCGCAGCTTTGGAAAGGTCCTGAGGTTAGACATAAACCTGAACACGCTCAGCCTTAGTGTCCTTCAAGAGGGCTTGCTCAACATTGGGGACAGCATGGGCAAGGTGCAGGACCTGCTGGTGAGCATGCTCTCTGCGGCTGTGTGTGATCCTGGCATACCTGCAGGTCACAAG AGCAAGACCACTTTGGGGGACCATGTGACTAATGTGGGTATCAATAGACACAATGTGTCTGAGATCCTGCAGATATATATGGAGGCTCATTGTGAGCAGACGGAGCTGACTGCCCTGTCCCTCAGCCTCAGGACCAAAGCTTTTCAGGCCCACAGTCCGTCACAGAAAGCCTCTCTGCTCGCCTTCCTGGTTAACGAGCTCTGCTGCAGTAAAGCTGTGATCAG CGAGATCGACAAAAACATAGATCACATGACCAACCTGAGGAAGGATAAGTGGGCCGTGGAGGGGAAGCTTCGCAA ACTGAGGAGAATCCATGCCAAGAAGACAGGGAAGAGAGACAGCTGTGTTGGGGGAGAGGATAGGCAAGCCTTTGTTATACCGACTGCaaggaacaaatcaaagaggaaagaaggggacagtgaggaagaagaggatgaagacgaTGACAGCGAAGACCAAGGAGACGATgacgatgaggaggaggaagaatcagggggaaagaaaggaaaaaaagcagagatttgtgaggaggag GACGACAGTGTTCACTCAGCCAgcatggaggagctggagaaacAGATAGAGAAAACgtacaag cAACAGAGTCAAATCAGACAGAAGTTATTTGACTCCTCTCACTCACTGCGCTCCATGACGATTGGACAGGACCGCTACAAGAGACGTTACTGGATCCTACCACAGTGTGGCGGCATCTTTGTGGAAGGCATGGAGAGCTGTGAAG GTTACGAAGAGGtgcagaaggagaagaaaaggcagcaaTCTGCTCAGGGGATCAGGATTAAAGAAGAGCACCTTGAAGACGCAAAGAAGCCTGTGGTTTTCAGCCCAGCACTGAGCACCGACAGTGAAACGTCTACACCTGAGAGCCAGCAGGACAAAGAGAGTCTCAATCTCTTTCTTCAAAAACCCGGCTCCTTCTCTAAACTCAGCAAACTCCTGGAAGTCGCCAAAATGGCTCATGATTCAGACATCGATCCTCTCAGCAGTCATAAAAATCACTTTAGCACTACATCTCATCCATCACATCCCAGTCCTCAGACAGCTATCGCTCAGCAGGGACTGATAGATAAAACAGACACTTCAGCGCTCAAAAGTAGACACGAGTCGATCTTTCATGAAGACCAGCTCTGCAAGGTACTGACGGAGAAGAGCAACCAGTGGTTTAGCCTGTTGCCTCGCTCTCCTTGTGACGAGTCCTCTGTGACGTCTGGCTCCAGTCCTGCAGGCGCGTCCTCTCCTCTACAGACAAACGGCAACAAATCACCCCTCTCTTCGGATCCTGTAGCTACAGACAGCTCAAGTGTTCCTGCTGGGATCAATAACATGCAGTCATCTGCCCTTCAG CACCTGAAGCCAGGCGTTCATCAAAGCAGACCAACACTGTGTGACATGTCAAGCGCCTCAACGACTCCCAGCCTGCCCTTCTCTGTTACTGCTGTACCCCCCATGCTGGATGTGTCCTCCCAGCATGAAGAGGGTAATGTGAACAGGGTCTTCTTCccggaaaacaacaacaagagccAGACCCCAGAGCCCTCCAGTGACAAGCCAGCTTGTGGTTCACTCCCCGCTGCGGAGGGGGCCAAGACCCAGGACTACCCCAGTCCTCAACCGATCCACGAGG AGATGCTGCGTGGCTGGTGGATGGTGTCAGACATGGACAAACTGCACAGCCTGATGAAGGCCCTTCACAGCCGGGGCATCAGAGAGAAGGCCTTACAGAAACAGATACAGAAACATATGGAGTATATGACCCAGCTCTGTGCCAGCAGCAAAGATG TGATTGATGTGGCACATTTGGAGAAGCAGGAGGTGAGTGAGGAGACAGTGGAGAGTTGGTGTGTTGAAGAGCAGGCCATGGAGGTGGACatcagcttgttgcagcagGTCGAAGAGCTGGAGAGAAAAGTGGTCTCTGCCAACCTGCAGATCAAG GGCTGGATGCCTCCGGAGCCGCAGTCAGAGAGTGAAGAACTGGTCTACCATGAGAACAAGCCCTTCTCTTCCTCACCCGTTCTAGAGAGAAATAGACGCAGAGAAACCAGCCAGGAGGAACTTCCTGGCAATGTGGTGCGGCGGGCCAACAATCCCCTTGATATAGCTGTCATCAGGCTGGAAGAGCTGGAGAGCAACATTGAGCGAAG TGAGGAAGCAGCTGCTCCGGGTATGAGGTTGTGGCATAAAGCGATCAGTGAGGTCCGCAGCTCTGCTCAGCTGTCGCTCTGCATTCAGCAGCTTCAGAAAACCATCACCTGGGAACGCTCCATCATGAAAGTG TACTGTCAGCTTTGTCAAAGAGGGGATAATGAAGAGCTGCTTTTACTGTGTGACGGCTGTGACAACGGCTGCCACACATACTGCCATAAACCCAGGATCACCACCGTACCTGACGGGAACTGGTACTGTCCTGCTTGTGTGGAAAAG CAGTCTGCCGTGTGCGCTGTCACTCTGGAAAGTGGTCAATCCCCCCGGAGCAGGAGGCACCAGAGTCGAACAGCTGGAGGAGGGAAGAAAGGCAGCGAGGTAAAACGAAATAGCAAGCCATCTGTGGTAGAAGAGCTCATCAGAGAGGAAGCTGCCAGCAGCAACGGTGTGCCAAAGAAAGGTACCAAGGAGTtcaagaagaggaaaggagatgaCAGTCCGCATGGCTCCCAGAGCGGGCATGAAAGCCCTGTCTCATGCgcaaaaaaagccaaaacagCCCAAGACGAGAAAGCATATGGGTTGGAGATGTGTCG AGAGCTGCTGTCTGAGCTTGAGAGCCATCTAGATGCGTGGCCCTTCCTCAAACCAGTCAACCATAAATCTGTCCCCGGATACAGGAAGGTCATCAAGAAGCCCATGGACTTCTCTACCATCAGAGAAAAGCTCACCAACAACCA GTACTTGAATTTGGAAGGCTTCATTGTGGACGTGAACCTTGTTTTCGAGAACTGTGAAAAGTTCAATGAAGATGATTCACAAATTGGACAGGCCGGCCACAGCATGAGGAGATTTTTTGACAAACGATGGACTGAACTGCTGCAGTAA